A window of Flavobacterium branchiarum genomic DNA:
AAGAGTTAGTTACGGTGTTCAGGACTATTCACAAAAAGTACAAAAAGCAATTCATCGAGAGCAATCTTTTCATAATGTAGCTAAAGTTACCTTTTGGGCTAAAGAAATTGGTTATACATCTATAAGTCATGATTTAATTTTTGGCTTGCCTTTCCAGGGGGTTGAAGATATTATCGATACCATAGAAAAAACAAATTCACTACAACCTGATCGTTTGGCTTTTTACAGCTACGCACATGTGCCTTGGATCAAAGGTAACGGGCAAAGAGGCTTTAGCGATGAGAACGTACCTAAAGATGCCGAAAAACGAAAACTATACGAAATCGGAAAGCAATTGTTGTACAAAAACGAATATCATGAAATTGGTATGGACCATTTTGCCCTAAAATCGGACCATCTATATACCGCTTTTAAAGAAGGAAAATTGCATCGCAATTTCATGGGATATAGCGCTTCAAAAACGCAACTAATGATTGGACTTGGTGTTTCGTCAATTAGCGACAGTTGGTATAGTTTTGCTCAGAATGTAAAAAGTATCGAAGATTACTACCAATTACTAGAATGGGATAAACTTCCTGTTGTAAAAGGACATATACTAACCGAAGAAGACCTTATTATTAGAAAACACATCCTAAACTTAATGTGCAATTTTGAGACTACATGGAGTAAAGAAAGTGGTTATTTTAATGAAATACCAGAAGTTTTGGTGCAACTAAAAGAAATGGAGAACGATGGATTACTCACTATCGAGAACCAAAAAATAAACGTTACAGAAGCAGGAAAACCTTTTGTACGTAATATTTGTATGGCCTTTGATTTACACTTAAAGAGAAAAGCGCCAGAAACAAGTTTGTTTTCAATGACTATTTAACTTACCTCTAAGTTTAATAATAGTTGCTAGTGGCAATTAGGAGTTTCTTGCACAAATAAACTCATATTTGATGGAGATAAATACGGAATTCCAAGACCTAAACCTCTCAGAATAAATAAAACCCCAATAATAACAGCAACGTAAGGAATTGCCTTTTGAAATTTATTGCGGGTTGATTGTGAAATAAACGAATTAAAATATACGACACAGGTCATTAAAGGAACTGTTCCTAAACCAAACAAAATCATATATAAAACACCCAATTCGGCACTTTGCATAGCAATAGCACCAAACAATGCAACATATACCATTCCGCATGGTAAAAAACCATTAAGCACTCCAATAATAAAAAGAGACTTATAGCTTTTACTTCTAAAATGTTTCCCTAGATTAGTTTTTATTTTTGAAATAATCTTATAAACTGGTTTTGAGAAGTTGTATTGTGCAAATATTCGCTCTGGAGTTAGAACTACAATTATCATAATTACTCCAATGACAATAGATATTTTTTGTTGGATTCCGGCAAGAAAAAAACCTTTACCTAGCAATCCAAAAACCAAACCAATTGTCCCATACGCAAACAATCTACCTAAGTGGTAGACTGTAATTTGTGTTACTTTTTTTACTCCAATTTGCTTGTCAACAGGTAACATCATGGCAATTGGACCACACATACCTATACAGTGAAAACTACTGATTAAACCGAATATAAAAGCTGAATAAAGCATTGTTATTTATATTAGTATCTATTCTTGATAGATTGTTTATAAAACCTAAAGAATATATTTCTATCTAAATAGATTTTATAAGGCATGAGATTATAAACTTATTTTTTTGCATTTAGTACCTTTTATTTATTACATTCAATAAACTACTTAATACTTTGCAAGTCATTATTTTAATTTATGTAAACAACTTCTTTGGTTAAATACTGTTTACCATTATATTGCCATTCCATATTCACATCCCAACGTCCTTTTATTAATTTATTTTGAGGAATCAATAATTCAGAATTCGTCAGGCTAATAGCTGTATTAAAATCCAGCTTTTTATTTGATGGACGATACATTAGTACTTCGCCTTTTATATCCTTACCATCATAAGTAGCAGGAAAAGTAATCTTAACCCCATCCTTCATAGCTATAATAGTAGGCCTAAGTTTTAAATCATGAGCATTTTGAACCCGATCCATCTCTTCTCCAAAATGGGAGTCATGTTTATAATATTCTTCAACAACCAAATCATTGCTGTACTTACTATCGGATTGTACTTTAAAAACAAAGTACAAAATGAATGTCATAAACAATCCAAATGCAATTACTATTGCTGTTCCCCAGTTAATTTTCATACTATTATTTTTTAATTAAAGCTTCTCGGCCCTAAAAAGTTAGTTGATGTCTTTTCGATTAATTTATCACCATTAAAAACACCTATTTCTACCTTAGTTTTATCACTTTCTAAAAGCGCTTGATCTATTTCTATAAACAATGTTCCCTGTGATATTCCTTGTTTTGGAACTTTAAACTTTTGGGAACCTACATTTTTTATAGTCCCTTTTTGATCAATTAACTCAAAATGAATATCATTAAAATCATTTATCGTTTTATTGACAATCTTGTACGTATAGATATTACTTATTTTATCTCCTTTATGTTGGAATAGTTGTCCAGGTAAACGTAAAACTACAGCTTGAACATCATTTCTTAAGAAAAGCATTCCAACAAAAATACCAAGTAAGATAATTAATATTGCTGTATATCCTTTCATTCTGGCAGTAAATCGGAAAGGTTCTTTTTTCTCGATTTCATCTTCTGAAGCATATCTAATAAGTCCTTTTGGTAAACCAACATTTTCCATGATGGTATCACATTCGTCAATACAAGCGGTACAATTTGTGCATTCTAATTGCGTTCCGTTTCTTATATCAATTCCCATTGGACAAACATGAACGCATTGCTTACAGTCAATACAATCTCCTTTTCCTGTTGCAGCTCTATCTTCTTGTTTATTATATTTGGCTCTACCTAGTTCTTTTTCTCCTCTAACAAAATCATAAGCTACATTAATGGATTTATTATCCAAAAGCACCCCTTGTAATCTTCCGTATGGACAGGCTATAATACATACCTGCTCACGGAACCAAACAAATATAAAGTAGAAAACTCCAGTAAATAATAACAAGGCTATAAAATTACTTGATTGTTTGATTGGTCCTTCTTCAATCATTAAAAATAATTGATCACTTCCTACCAAATAAGCCAAGAAAACGTTACCAATTAAAAAGGAAATTAGAAAAAAGATAAACCATTTCGTTAGTCTTTTTCTAATTTTCTCTCCATTCCATTCTTGTCTTGCTAATCGAGATTGTGCCCCTCTATCTCCGTCAATCCAATATTCTATTCGACGAAAAACAAGTTCTAGAAATATGGTTTGTGGACAAATCCATCCACAAAAAATACGTCCATATACAACTGTAAACAAGATTATAAATACAATCCCAACAAGCATAGATATTACAAAAAGGTAAAAATCTTGTGGCCAAAAAGGGAATCCAAAAATATTAAAACGACGTTCTATTATATTGAACATCATGAATTGATTTCCATTTACTTTTATAAATGGATTTGCAACTAAAATGGTTAATAAAACATAACTAACCAGTTTCCTGTATTCATATAATTTACCAGACGGTTTCTTAGGGAAAATAAATTTTCTATTACCCCCTTCGTCTATTGTTCCGATGGTATCTCTAAAAGCTTCGTCTGGTAAATTTGACATTGTAATTATTTTTTAACTTGTGTAGAATCTGTTTTTGCAGCTACTGCTCCTGCGTCAGTTTTTGATGCATCTTTATCAACCCAAATTTCACCTTCTGGGTCTTTTGGGTCTTTTGGGTTAGTTCCTTGTAGAGACATAATGTAACTCGATACTTTTTGTATCTCTTTAGGTTTCAATGTCCCTTTCCATGCTATCATCCCTTTCCCGTCACGTCCTCCATTGGTTATGGTATGGAATATTTCTTTTATTCCTCCACCTAAAATCCAGTGGTTGTCTGTTAAGTTTGGACCAATTTGCCCTCCTCCATCAGCTCGGTGACAAGCAGCACAATTGTTTACGAAAATTTCTTTTCCCGCAGCAAGATCAGCTGGATCTGTTAACAGAGTAACTGTTTTTTCATCCATTAAATCTGGAGCTGTTTTAAGATATTCTTCAACATCTATTTTAGCTTGTGCCATCTCTTTTTTCAATTCCATCTCTTGGTCTTCTCCACCTAATACATCATAATGCACTACATAAACAACTGCGAAGACGATAGTGATATAGAATAAATAAATCCACCATGGCGGTAAGTTATTGTCTAATTCTTTAATGCCATCATAATCATGATCCAATAACAAAGTCGCTTCTGATTCCATCGGCTCTGTTTTGGTTAATTTTTGCATTAAATTTTTATACCAAGTTCTTTCTTTTAAACTTAAATTACTTTCAATTTCAAGCTTAGCTTTCTGCTCCTCAGTCAACAAATTATAAGTAATGCGATCTATTGCACTTATTGTTATTTCTATTGCTATTAAAAGGAAAAGAAACACGAATAAAAAGACAGAAACCATTGGGTATTTTATAAATGCAGGTTTATCTCCTGAGTCAATAAAATATTCCATTGCACCAAAAACGATGAAGAAAATTAGTGGTAATCGTATATATACTGGAATTAATTTTTTCATTTTATATATTATTTTTAATTCTACAATTTAATTTTCGTCCAACGGAATTTGACTCATTTCATCAATTTTATCTTTCCCGTATGAGAATACCCATATACCAAGGCAAACAAAAAATAGGAAAAAAATCAGTAAGGAAAGTATCGGGAATATCTCTACTCCCGCAATAGTTTCTAGGTTGTGTTTTACTTGTTCAAACATAATTTCTCTATTTTGAAGTCTCTTTTACTTTGATATCTGTTCCTAGTCTTTGCATATAAGCAATAAGTGCTACGATT
This region includes:
- a CDS encoding sulfite exporter TauE/SafE family protein; protein product: MLYSAFIFGLISSFHCIGMCGPIAMMLPVDKQIGVKKVTQITVYHLGRLFAYGTIGLVFGLLGKGFFLAGIQQKISIVIGVIMIIVVLTPERIFAQYNFSKPVYKIISKIKTNLGKHFRSKSYKSLFIIGVLNGFLPCGMVYVALFGAIAMQSAELGVLYMILFGLGTVPLMTCVVYFNSFISQSTRNKFQKAIPYVAVIIGVLFILRGLGLGIPYLSPSNMSLFVQETPNCH
- a CDS encoding cbb3-type cytochrome c oxidase N-terminal domain-containing protein, whose product is MKKLIPVYIRLPLIFFIVFGAMEYFIDSGDKPAFIKYPMVSVFLFVFLFLLIAIEITISAIDRITYNLLTEEQKAKLEIESNLSLKERTWYKNLMQKLTKTEPMESEATLLLDHDYDGIKELDNNLPPWWIYLFYITIVFAVVYVVHYDVLGGEDQEMELKKEMAQAKIDVEEYLKTAPDLMDEKTVTLLTDPADLAAGKEIFVNNCAACHRADGGGQIGPNLTDNHWILGGGIKEIFHTITNGGRDGKGMIAWKGTLKPKEIQKVSSYIMSLQGTNPKDPKDPEGEIWVDKDASKTDAGAVAAKTDSTQVKK
- a CDS encoding FixH family protein, with the translated sequence MKINWGTAIVIAFGLFMTFILYFVFKVQSDSKYSNDLVVEEYYKHDSHFGEEMDRVQNAHDLKLRPTIIAMKDGVKITFPATYDGKDIKGEVLMYRPSNKKLDFNTAISLTNSELLIPQNKLIKGRWDVNMEWQYNGKQYLTKEVVYIN
- the ccoG gene encoding cytochrome c oxidase accessory protein CcoG, with the translated sequence MSNLPDEAFRDTIGTIDEGGNRKFIFPKKPSGKLYEYRKLVSYVLLTILVANPFIKVNGNQFMMFNIIERRFNIFGFPFWPQDFYLFVISMLVGIVFIILFTVVYGRIFCGWICPQTIFLELVFRRIEYWIDGDRGAQSRLARQEWNGEKIRKRLTKWFIFFLISFLIGNVFLAYLVGSDQLFLMIEEGPIKQSSNFIALLLFTGVFYFIFVWFREQVCIIACPYGRLQGVLLDNKSINVAYDFVRGEKELGRAKYNKQEDRAATGKGDCIDCKQCVHVCPMGIDIRNGTQLECTNCTACIDECDTIMENVGLPKGLIRYASEDEIEKKEPFRFTARMKGYTAILIILLGIFVGMLFLRNDVQAVVLRLPGQLFQHKGDKISNIYTYKIVNKTINDFNDIHFELIDQKGTIKNVGSQKFKVPKQGISQGTLFIEIDQALLESDKTKVEIGVFNGDKLIEKTSTNFLGPRSFN
- the hemN gene encoding oxygen-independent coproporphyrinogen III oxidase, with the protein product MKNSLIQKYNVPGPRYTSYPTVPYWNENDFTYQLWIDSLQKSFAESNQKDGISLYIHLPFCESMCTFCGCNKRITKNHDVENPYIEAVIKEWSLYCKLLNEKPIIKEIHLGGGTPTFFSPKNLEDLINGIFSYADKAKEHEFSFEGHPNNTTYEHLQKLYNLGFRRVSYGVQDYSQKVQKAIHREQSFHNVAKVTFWAKEIGYTSISHDLIFGLPFQGVEDIIDTIEKTNSLQPDRLAFYSYAHVPWIKGNGQRGFSDENVPKDAEKRKLYEIGKQLLYKNEYHEIGMDHFALKSDHLYTAFKEGKLHRNFMGYSASKTQLMIGLGVSSISDSWYSFAQNVKSIEDYYQLLEWDKLPVVKGHILTEEDLIIRKHILNLMCNFETTWSKESGYFNEIPEVLVQLKEMENDGLLTIENQKINVTEAGKPFVRNICMAFDLHLKRKAPETSLFSMTI
- a CDS encoding CcoQ/FixQ family Cbb3-type cytochrome c oxidase assembly chaperone; protein product: MFEQVKHNLETIAGVEIFPILSLLIFFLFFVCLGIWVFSYGKDKIDEMSQIPLDEN